A stretch of Aedes aegypti strain LVP_AGWG chromosome 2, AaegL5.0 Primary Assembly, whole genome shotgun sequence DNA encodes these proteins:
- the LOC110676832 gene encoding serine protease 7-like yields the protein MITDTFHTFPSISDHIQPICLPLTKNLRSAEVGSYIITGWGTTEENKLSLSLKKATILAVSGHDKCRRLFAGEQYDPKAIYTDQFCTVSEDSPAYCYGDGGGPLGQTVRFNGMRFVQFGIFSNGWGECHRSNILFTRVGAYMDWILANVRA from the coding sequence ATGATTACAGATACGTTTCATACGTTTCCATCTATTTCAGATCACATCCAACCGATTTGCCTTCCCCTAACTAAAAATCTAAGATCGGCCGAGGTGGGAAGCTACATCATTACCGGGTGGGGGACAACGGAAGAGAACAAACTATCCCTATCGCTCAAAAAGGCAACCATTCTGGCGGTGAGTGGTCACGATAAATGTCGCCGACTGTTTGCCGGAGAGCAGTATGACCCCAAAGCAATCTACACCGATCAGTTCTGTACGGTATCGGAGGATTCGCCGGCTTACTGTTACGGAGATGGCGGAGGACCGCTGGGTCAAACGGTGCGGTTCAACGGAATGCGTTTCGTACAGTTTGGAATCTTCTCGAACGGATGGGGTGAATGCCATCGGTCGAATATTCTTTTTACAAGAGTGGGCGCCtatatggattggattttggcCAATGTAAGAGCGTAG